The Patescibacteria group bacterium genome window below encodes:
- the map gene encoding type I methionyl aminopeptidase, which yields MITIKKDNEIELLRQGGKILGQILKQLMAEVRPGVSTGHLEQMADFLIKKAGGRPSFKGFKSDKDDKPYPTVLCACINNEVVHAPSLPPKELKSGDIINIDIGMEFPFYPKVLSGKAVKKGYYTDMAATIAVGKVSREAQKLIRVAKQALALGIKEVRPGNSLNNIGKAIERYVKANNFSIVRDLVGHGVGYDLHEDPQIPNFDLDYNKKIILKPGMVLAIEPMVNAGDWRVKEGEDGLTILTADGSLSAQFEHTVLVTEQGYEILTKYE from the coding sequence ATGATTACCATTAAAAAAGACAATGAAATAGAATTATTACGCCAAGGTGGAAAAATTTTAGGGCAGATATTAAAGCAACTAATGGCTGAAGTAAGGCCGGGCGTAAGCACAGGCCATTTAGAGCAAATGGCTGATTTTTTAATTAAAAAAGCCGGCGGCCGGCCCTCTTTCAAAGGTTTTAAATCCGATAAAGACGATAAGCCTTATCCTACTGTTTTATGCGCCTGCATTAACAATGAAGTCGTGCATGCGCCGTCTTTGCCGCCCAAAGAGTTAAAATCAGGCGATATTATTAATATTGATATAGGCATGGAATTTCCTTTTTATCCTAAAGTTTTATCCGGCAAAGCTGTAAAAAAAGGCTATTATACGGACATGGCGGCCACGATCGCGGTCGGCAAGGTTAGCCGGGAAGCGCAAAAGTTAATTAGAGTGGCAAAGCAGGCGCTGGCTTTAGGCATAAAAGAAGTTAGGCCGGGCAATAGCTTGAACAATATCGGCAAAGCGATTGAGCGATATGTTAAGGCTAATAATTTTTCCATAGTGCGCGATTTAGTCGGCCATGGCGTCGGTTATGATTTGCACGAAGATCCGCAGATACCTAATTTTGATTTGGACTATAATAAAAAAATAATTTTAAAACCGGGCATGGTTTTAGCCATTGAGCCCATGGTTAACGCCGGTGATTGGCGCGTTAAAGAAGGGGAAGACGGCCTGACGATTTTAACGGCTGACGGCAGTTTAAGCGCGCAATTTGAGCATACGGTTTTAGTGACCGAACAAGGCTATGAGATATTAACAAAATATGAGTAA
- a CDS encoding DUF5671 domain-containing protein, which yields MEKQQNAKFAFFYLLSLVALVFTAVSTGMIIFQIINKTIADDLSLAPGGFTQDALRFAISAIIIAAPIFFVMMRLINKNLLSGKMEKESGVRKWLTYFILFVSAVVMIGWFIATVGSFLNGELTTKFILKSLTSILISALIFSYYLYDIKREDVSKNNDVIRIYFYGSMAIAAIALIAAFFFIDSPLKVRDQKFDQAIINKFSQIDNAINAYYGENKKLPADLNALVNGGSTYYILLSDITDPATGKVLNYNVKGKDAYELCATFKTENKTQANDKSYYVDTRWLHNAGYQCLKQRVVILDNTKGEPTSVPVR from the coding sequence ATGGAAAAACAACAAAATGCCAAGTTCGCGTTTTTTTACCTGCTGTCGCTCGTGGCCTTGGTTTTTACGGCCGTTTCCACAGGTATGATAATTTTTCAGATTATTAATAAAACCATAGCGGATGATTTAAGCCTGGCGCCGGGCGGTTTTACCCAGGACGCCTTAAGGTTCGCCATTTCCGCCATTATTATCGCGGCGCCGATTTTTTTCGTCATGATGCGCCTCATAAATAAAAATCTTTTGTCGGGAAAAATGGAAAAAGAATCCGGCGTCAGAAAATGGCTGACCTATTTTATTTTGTTCGTATCGGCCGTTGTCATGATCGGCTGGTTTATCGCCACGGTCGGCAGTTTCTTAAACGGCGAACTGACCACGAAGTTTATTTTAAAATCCCTGACTTCAATTTTAATTTCCGCCCTGATTTTCAGCTATTATCTTTATGACATCAAGCGCGAAGACGTCAGCAAAAATAATGATGTCATCAGAATTTATTTTTACGGCTCAATGGCCATCGCGGCCATCGCGCTGATAGCCGCTTTTTTCTTTATTGATTCGCCTTTAAAAGTCAGGGACCAAAAATTTGATCAGGCGATTATAAATAAATTCAGCCAGATTGATAATGCTATTAACGCTTATTACGGCGAAAATAAAAAATTGCCGGCCGACTTAAACGCTTTGGTTAACGGCGGCTCAACTTATTATATTTTATTAAGCGACATAACCGATCCGGCGACTGGTAAAGTGCTTAATTATAATGTTAAGGGCAAAGACGCCTACGAACTTTGCGCCACTTTTAAGACGGAAAATAAAACCCAGGCCAACGATAAATCGTATTACGTAGATACGCGCTGGCTGCATAACGCCGGCTACCAATGCTTAAAGCAAAGGGTGGTTATATTGGATAATACTAAAGGCGAGCCTACGTCCGTGCCGGTAAGATAA
- the recO gene encoding DNA repair protein RecO: MEETFNIKAIILNRKPFSEDGSKVTVYSENLGKLELVARGTKKIKSKMAGHLEPIGLVEIMVVRGKRYNYIGAAVSEDCYAKIKNDFAKIKAAGEAIKVFNLIVKTGESDPDIFYLLKSYFDFLNNAGVKADYDLLAQLFIFKLLIKLGHKPELYNCVNCRKKIPPLGNKFDLAKGGLACAKCLPELGRAHQLAISENSIKILRLADKSDFKELEKISLDGNIKKEVINIISLFFKYSF; encoded by the coding sequence ATGGAAGAAACTTTTAATATAAAAGCGATAATTTTAAATCGCAAGCCGTTTTCCGAAGACGGCTCAAAGGTTACGGTTTATTCTGAAAATCTAGGCAAGCTTGAATTAGTGGCGCGGGGGACAAAAAAAATAAAATCAAAAATGGCCGGCCATTTAGAGCCGATCGGCTTAGTTGAAATTATGGTGGTTCGCGGCAAGCGGTATAATTACATCGGCGCCGCTGTTAGCGAGGATTGCTACGCGAAGATAAAAAATGATTTTGCTAAAATAAAAGCCGCGGGCGAAGCCATAAAAGTTTTTAATTTAATCGTTAAAACAGGCGAGAGCGATCCGGATATTTTTTATCTGTTAAAAAGCTATTTTGATTTTTTGAATAATGCCGGCGTTAAGGCGGATTATGATTTATTAGCTCAATTGTTTATTTTTAAATTATTAATTAAGCTGGGGCATAAGCCGGAGCTATATAATTGCGTTAATTGCCGCAAAAAAATTCCGCCGTTAGGCAATAAATTTGATTTAGCTAAAGGCGGCTTGGCTTGCGCTAAATGCCTGCCTGAATTGGGGAGAGCCCACCAGTTGGCTATTTCAGAAAATTCCATCAAGATATTAAGGCTGGCGGATAAGAGCGATTTTAAAGAGTTGGAAAAAATCAGCCTAGATGGCAATATAAAAAAAGAAGTTATAAATATTATCAGTTTATTTTTTAAATATAGTTTTTAA
- a CDS encoding nucleoside monophosphate kinase — protein sequence MSKKIIIFFGPPGSGKGTQAEMLAKITDWKKISTGDLFRAEIAAGTKLGKLADKYIKAGKLAPDKVTIKLVEQGLKQKASGFIFDGFPRNRRQLKDLLVVFKKALKKNDQVYAIEVAVGDKEVRERLSQRRLCACGKVYHLVYNPPINAGVCDICGGKLFIRNDDKPKVIAGRLKLYHNESEPALDYWQKQGKLIKIDGEQAIKKIHEEIAGKLKELKLL from the coding sequence ATGTCTAAAAAAATTATTATTTTTTTCGGCCCGCCCGGATCGGGTAAAGGCACGCAGGCGGAAATGCTCGCGAAAATTACCGATTGGAAAAAAATTTCCACCGGTGATTTATTCCGCGCTGAAATCGCGGCCGGAACTAAATTAGGTAAATTGGCGGATAAATATATTAAGGCCGGGAAATTAGCGCCGGACAAAGTAACTATAAAATTAGTTGAGCAGGGCTTAAAGCAAAAAGCTTCCGGTTTTATTTTTGACGGTTTTCCCAGAAATCGGCGGCAATTAAAGGATTTATTGGTCGTCTTTAAAAAGGCGCTTAAGAAAAACGATCAAGTTTACGCTATTGAAGTGGCGGTTGGCGATAAAGAAGTTAGAGAACGCTTAAGCCAGCGCCGCTTGTGCGCTTGCGGGAAAGTTTATCATCTGGTTTATAATCCGCCGATTAACGCCGGAGTTTGCGATATCTGCGGCGGCAAGCTTTTTATCAGAAATGACGATAAGCCGAAAGTTATTGCCGGCAGGCTAAAACTTTATCATAACGAGAGCGAACCAGCGCTTGACTATTGGCAAAAACAAGGTAAACTTATAAAAATTGACGGCGAGCAGGCGATTAAAAAAATACATGAAGAAATAGCGGGGAAATTAAAAGAATTGAAGTTGCTATGA
- the aspS gene encoding aspartate--tRNA ligase codes for MLRTHTCGELTKKNAGQAVELAGWVHSRRDHGGLIFIDLRDRYGLTQLTFDPKISEEALVEADKLRHEWVIKIKGKVALRPDDMINKKLPTGEIEIECEAIEILSRSKTPPFELNEEKADDANEALRLKYRFVDLRRSKLQSMLKIKDEFFRHIRKYFQANDFIEIQTPILANSSPEGARDFLVPSRFYPGKFYALPQAPQQFKQLLMVGGLDKYFQIAPCFRDEDPRLDRHYGEFYQLDMEMSFVEQDDVLKIMEPLMKELTEKFSAKKLVGLEKSGRFREIPWKQAMEKYGTDKPDLRFELEIKPITELVKGCGFSVFANAVKDKGVVHALKIDGAAKFSRKEIDELTEIAKTKDAKGLAYIVIKDKGELQSPIVKFLGDELAGKIVEYLGAKAGDIIFFGADSWKTVCLSLGAVRNECALKLGLKDNKKAAWCWVVDFPMYDYSEIEDGRVDFGHNPFSMPQGGLEALRNKNPLEILAQQFDLVLNGFEASSGAIRNHKPEIMYKAFQIAGYTKEEVDNKFGAMIRAFAYGAPPHGGNAPGVDRILMVLLDLDSIRDIYAFPKDGKGRDVMMDSPSEVGSKQLKELNIKVDIE; via the coding sequence ATGCTTAGAACTCATACTTGCGGCGAATTAACTAAAAAAAACGCCGGCCAGGCCGTTGAGCTTGCCGGCTGGGTGCATAGCCGGCGCGATCATGGCGGTTTGATTTTTATCGATCTTCGAGACCGCTATGGTTTAACGCAATTGACTTTTGACCCGAAAATAAGCGAAGAGGCTTTAGTCGAGGCTGATAAATTGCGCCACGAATGGGTAATTAAAATAAAAGGCAAAGTCGCGCTTCGGCCGGATGACATGATAAATAAAAAACTGCCGACCGGAGAAATTGAGATTGAATGCGAGGCAATAGAAATTTTATCAAGATCAAAAACTCCGCCTTTTGAATTAAACGAAGAAAAAGCGGATGACGCTAACGAAGCTTTGCGCTTAAAATACCGCTTTGTTGATTTAAGAAGATCAAAACTGCAGTCCATGCTGAAAATTAAAGATGAGTTTTTCCGGCATATCAGAAAATATTTTCAAGCCAATGATTTTATTGAAATACAAACTCCGATTTTAGCCAATTCTTCGCCTGAAGGCGCGCGCGATTTTTTAGTGCCGTCGCGATTTTATCCCGGAAAATTTTACGCCCTGCCCCAGGCGCCGCAGCAATTCAAGCAGCTTTTAATGGTCGGCGGGCTGGATAAATATTTTCAAATCGCGCCTTGTTTCCGCGACGAGGATCCGCGCCTGGACCGCCATTACGGTGAGTTTTACCAATTGGACATGGAAATGAGCTTTGTTGAGCAGGACGATGTTTTAAAAATAATGGAGCCGTTGATGAAAGAGCTGACGGAAAAGTTTAGCGCTAAAAAATTGGTTGGGCTGGAAAAGAGCGGCAGATTTAGAGAGATACCATGGAAACAGGCCATGGAAAAATACGGCACGGACAAGCCGGATTTAAGGTTTGAGCTGGAAATTAAGCCGATTACCGAGCTGGTAAAAGGCTGCGGTTTTAGCGTTTTCGCTAATGCTGTAAAAGATAAAGGCGTAGTCCATGCTTTAAAAATTGACGGCGCGGCAAAATTCAGCCGTAAAGAAATTGACGAATTAACGGAAATCGCTAAAACTAAGGATGCTAAAGGCCTGGCTTATATTGTGATTAAAGATAAGGGAGAATTGCAGTCGCCAATTGTGAAATTTTTAGGCGATGAATTGGCGGGAAAGATTGTTGAATATCTTGGCGCTAAAGCCGGGGATATAATATTTTTTGGCGCTGATAGCTGGAAAACCGTTTGTTTAAGCTTGGGCGCGGTTAGAAATGAGTGCGCTCTTAAACTTGGCTTAAAGGATAATAAGAAAGCCGCTTGGTGCTGGGTGGTTGATTTTCCCATGTATGATTATTCGGAAATTGAAGATGGGCGGGTTGATTTCGGGCATAATCCTTTTTCTATGCCCCAAGGCGGCTTGGAGGCGCTGCGAAACAAGAATCCGCTGGAAATTTTAGCCCAGCAATTTGATTTGGTTTTAAACGGCTTTGAAGCGTCTTCGGGCGCGATAAGAAATCATAAGCCGGAAATTATGTATAAAGCATTTCAAATCGCCGGCTACACCAAAGAAGAAGTGGATAATAAATTCGGCGCCATGATCAGGGCTTTCGCGTACGGGGCTCCGCCGCATGGCGGCAACGCGCCGGGCGTTGACCGCATCTTAATGGTGCTTTTAGATTTGGATTCAATCCGCGATATTTACGCTTTCCCTAAAGACGGCAAAGGGCGGGATGTTATGATGGATTCGCCAAGCGAAGTCGGAAGCAAGCAATTGAAAGAGCTTAATATAAAAGTTGATATAGAATAA
- the ruvX gene encoding Holliday junction resolvase RuvX, translating into MSNKLTKIYLGIDWGEKRIGLALADGETKLATPFKTVANAEEVARAVESERIDIVVVGRPVRIINYELEITNKKYNEFIDNLKKKINVPVELVDERLSSKAADALPGDKKTKSSRDEIAAMLILQSYLDKI; encoded by the coding sequence ATGAGTAATAAATTAACGAAAATATATTTAGGCATTGATTGGGGCGAAAAGCGCATTGGTTTGGCCTTGGCCGACGGCGAAACTAAGCTGGCTACGCCGTTTAAGACCGTGGCGAACGCGGAAGAAGTGGCTCGGGCGGTGGAAAGCGAGCGAATAGATATAGTGGTCGTTGGCCGGCCGGTGCGGATTATTAATTATGAGTTAGAAATTACAAATAAAAAGTATAATGAATTTATTGATAATTTAAAGAAAAAAATAAATGTACCGGTTGAATTAGTGGACGAAAGATTGTCCAGCAAAGCGGCGGACGCTTTGCCTGGCGATAAAAAAACCAAATCAAGTCGAGACGAAATAGCGGCGATGCTAATTTTGCAAAGTTATTTGGATAAAATTTAG